The Tripterygium wilfordii isolate XIE 37 chromosome 17, ASM1340144v1, whole genome shotgun sequence genome has a window encoding:
- the LOC119981677 gene encoding ricin B-like lectin R40G3, whose translation MATTVLATRNLPSYRVYCRSAPQYNLAVGEGVAILAKIDANDDRQHWYKDDTYSNVLDKLGYPLFSLVNKATGQTLKHSFSHPLPVKLVDYTPNVFDESILWSLANDRGENYRAIRSSQCESHLEAAPLNIDKFYLGAIIVGGPWIDTYDQQWKIEPFY comes from the exons ATGGCTACAACAGTACTAGCTACAAGAAACCTTCCTTCTTATAGGGTGTACTGTAGGTCTGCCCCTCAGTACAATCTGGCCGTTGGTGAAGGCGTGGCCATTCTTGCCAAAATTGATGCAAATGATGACCGTCAG caTTGGTATAAAGATGATACGTACAGCAATGTGTTGGACAAATTAGGCTATCCTTTATTTTCTCTGGTTAATAAAGCAACTGGGCAAACCCTAAAACATTCCTTCAGTCATCCTCTTCCT GTGAAATTGGTTGATTACACTCCAAATGTCTTCGACGAGTCTATCCTCTGGTCGCTAGCTAACGATCGTGGTGAAAATTACAGGGCCATAAGAAGTTCTCAGTGTGAATCACATTTGGAAGCTGCTCCTTTGAATATTGATAAATTTTATCTTGGTGCTATAATTGTGGGCGGGCCCTGGATTGATACGTATGACCAACAATGGAAAATTGAGCCATTCT ATTGA